The Bacillus sp. B-jedd sequence TGGTGCGCCTGGCCCGTTTCAAGGAGTAAGAGTCACAGAAATCCGGGAAGACGAGACGCCTTTCAAGCTTATATATGATCCAAGCCACCCGGATAGAGACGAGAATGGGTATGTGAGGATGCCAAATGTCGACCTGTCAAAGGAAATGGTCGACCTGCTTGCAGCTTCGAGATCATATGAAGCAAATGTAACTGCTTTCAATACAGGTAAGTCCCTCGTTTTGAAAGCATTAGAGCTTGGACGTTAGGAGACAAGATAAATGGATATTTCACGTTTGAATAGTGACTTTATGAGAGTGGATCAAAATCCCTTTCAAAAAACAGAGGCAAAACAATACACTTCTTCTTTTGCCAATGTTATTAAAGGATATTTAGACCAGGTTGATTCCACAGTGAAAGATGCCTCGGCGCTGTCAGTGAAGGCTGCCGCCGGGACTCTTGAGAATGTGCACGATTTGACAATTGCTTCGCAAAAAGCAAAGCTGGCGCTCGAATTGACGGTGACAGTCCGCGATAAGGCGATTGAGTCTTATCAGGAAATCATGCGAATGCAAATGTAAACATGAAAAATGCTGGGCAGGGTGAGAAATGAAAGGATCATGGAGAGATCAAATCAAACAATCTAAAGAACTTTTTAGCCAGTATTGGGGTGCGCAAAGTTCAAAACAAAAAGGGCTGGTCATTGGAACTCTCTTATTTCTGATAATTGCCTTGTCTGCCTTTGTTTTTTTTGCATCCCGCCCGCAATATGTCCCTCTTTACACAGGGCAGCTGAGTACGAGGGAAGTCGGGGACATTAAAGCGGAACTCGACAGCCAGGGATATAAGGGTTATAAGCTATCGGAAAATGGAACAATGCTGCTTGTACCCCAGAAGGATGCGGCTGATTTACTGGTGACATTGGCCTCAGCCGGTTATCCGAAGGACACAAGCATCAATTACGACATTTTCAGCCAGAACCTTTCCTTTGGGGCTACAGACAGGCAATTTGACATCCTTGAAAAGGAGGCCATGCAAAATAAGCTGGCCGAAGTCATCAAGCATGTGGATGGAATCAGCAATGCAGAGGTTATTCTGACACTTCCCGAGAATTCTGTGTTTATCAGGCCTGATGAAGAACAAGCCGCCAGCGCTTCTGTGATGGTGGAGGTTAAGCCGGGAGCAAAACTAAACGCACAGCAGGTAAAAGCGCTTTATACACTTGTTTCAAAAAGTGTGACCAATCTGCCTGTCGACAATATCACGATTATGAACCAATATAGTGAAACGCTGTCCATGGAGGATTCCGGGGATGATGGCGCGCCTTTTGATAAATTTGAGGAACAACGCAGAATCCAGCAGAACATCGAGCGGGATATTCAGCAGAACCTGAAAAGCTTGCTTGGAACCATTTTGGGAAGCGATAAGGTATTTGTCCATACTTTCGTAAAGATGAATTTCGATAAGGTCAAGACACAGGAAAATCTCGTGAAACCGGCAGATGACAGCGACAAAGGGCTGGTCATCAGTTCCGAGAAAAATTCCAAGACCTTTTCAGGGACGGGGGCCAACCCAGGCGGGGTATCTGGGATGACGGATACGGACGTTCCTAACTATCCAGGAAACAACGCCGGCGGCGAAAGCGAGTACGAGGAGTCCCAGGAAAAGCTTAATTATGAGGTCAACCGGATTAATAATGAAATTATCAAAAGTCCTTATCAAATTGAAGATATAACAATCAATGTTGGCGTGGAGGCCGATCCTTCAGCGCCGAACCAGCTTCCGCAGGGAGTCCGCGACAGCATCCAGAATATCGCTTCTAATGTCGTCCGGACAGCTTTGGGACATCCTGAACTGACCCAGGAACAAATTGACCAGCGCGTGACAATCGTCCCTCACAATTTTGCGGCAAGTGTCGCAACTGATCGTGAACCCGCAAAAAATTGGCTATGGATGCTTGCGGCCGCTGGTGCCGGGCTGCTTATCGTTGCATCGCTCATCATTTGGATCATTATCAGGAAGAAACGGACTGAGGAAGAATTCCCTGTGGATTTGGAATCCATTGTGCCGCCAAAGGAACAAGAGTATTTCGCAGAACAGGATATGACAGTGGAAAACCAATTGAAGAACTTGCTTGAGCAAAGGCCTGAGGACTTTGCAAAAATTGTCAGAACCTGGCTGCATGAAGAGGAGGCCTAGAAACTGTGTCAACAGCATTAAAGTTGAATGGAAAGCAAAAAGCGGCAATCATGTTGATCACAATGGGAAAAGAGGCTTCCTCGAAAGTCTTTAAACATTTGGATGATCAGGAAATTGAAAAGCTTACGCTTGCCATCGCACATATTAATAAAGTCGATTCTAAGGAAAAAGAGGAAGTCTTTAAAGAATTCCATGAAATGTGCATTGCTCAGGATTACCTGGCCATGGGCGGAATAAGCTACGCCCAGGACGTATTGGAAAGTGCGCTCGGAAGGGATAAAGCAACGAAAATTATCCAAAAGCTGACTTCCGAACTGCAGGTAAAGCCGTTTGATTTTGCCAGGAGAATCGATCCGATGCAGATTTATCATTTTCTGCAAAATGAACACCCTCAGACAATCGCACTTGTACTTGCTCACCTAGAGCCACAGCAAGCATCGATGATTCTGTCTTCGCTTACAGGAGATTTGCAGTCTGATGTCGCGCGCCGGATCGCTTTACTGGAGCAAACATCTCCTGAAGTTATCAAAGAAGTCGAGAAAATTCTCGAACATAACTTGTCAGCATCCATTCGCCAGGACTTCACGGTTGTTGGTGGCATTGAATCGATTGTCAACATCCTGAATGGCGTGGATCGCAGTACCGAGAAGGGAATTCTTGAACAGCTGCAGACAAGAGACAACGATTTGGTTGAAGAAATTAAGAAGAGGATGTTTGTCTTCGAAGATATTATCAATCTTGATCGCAGGGCGATTCAGCGCGTCATCCAGGAAGTTAACAATGAGGATCTCATGCTGGCTCTGAAAGCGGCGAGTCCAGAAGTCAAGAATATTATTTTCGAGAACATGTCCACACGGATGGTCGAAACATTCGAAGAAGAAATGCAATATATGGGACCTGTCAGAGTCAAGGATGTGGAAGAAGCCCAGGGAAGAATTGTGTCTGTCATTCGCCGTCTGGAAGACGCTGGAGAAGTTGTAATTGCCAGAGGTGGACAAGATGGCATCTTACTCTAAAATCTTTAAAGCCTCCGGGCTGTCCCTCAGCGATAAGATCAAAGTATACCAGGAGCCTTTTACTCCTCTAAGGCCGAAAGTAATAAGCCGTAATGAGGAACCAGTGGCAGGAAATGAGATGAACATCGAGCAGATGCTTGATGAAGCGAATGCGAAGGCGAGCGAAATTTTGCAGGCTGCCGAAGCTCATGCTCATAAGGTAAAAGCTGAAGCGGAGCAATCCATCCAGCAATGGTGGAACGAGAATCAAGCGAAGCTTGAGTCGATGTCGGCGAAAGCAATGCAGCAAGGGTATGAGGAAGGCTACACAGAAGGCAGGCAAGAAGCAGAGGAGAGGGCCCAGAACGATTATAGAGAAATGCTGGAAGAGGCTAGAACTTTACTGGAGGACGCTTACCAGCAAAAAGAAAAAATCATTTCAGAGGCGGAACCTTTCTTGCTTGAATTGAGCACAGTCATTGCTTCGCAAATTATTAAGCAGGAACTGGATGCATCTCCTGAAAAGTTTGTCGGATTGATTCAGGAACACATCATGCGCTTTAAAGAAAAAGACTATATTACCGTTTGTGTCCATCCGGCCGATTTTGAGTTCATCCAGTCCCAGCGTTCGCACCTTGTTTCAATCGTCAATGGTGAAACAGAAATAAAAATAGTGCCCGACCACTCTGTTACGAAGAAGGGGTGTATCATCCGGACGGCTTATGGCAGTGTGGATGCCCGGATAGATACTCAAATCGAAGAAATCAAAAGGGTCATTTTAGATGCGAAAAGAGGCGAGCCGAAAGATGATATTGGCGACTGAGAATTATGTCAGGCTTATCCGCGGGATTGATCCGGTCAGGGTCAACGGAAAAATCACCCAAATTATTGGCCTGACAATCGAGTCCCAGGGGCCGGATGTCCGAATCGGCGAAATATGTTCGATTTATCCTTCACATTCACAAAAACCAATTCAGGCGGAAGTGGTAGGGATAAGGGAAAATAAGGTTCTCCTTATGCCGCTCGGAGAGGTCCGCTCCATCGGGCCAGGCTGTGATGTGGTGGCGAGCGGCAAAAATATGGTTGTCAAAGCGGGCAGCCAATTGCTCGGCAGGATTCTTGACGGTCTGGGGCAGCCGCTCGATGGGAAGCCGCTCCCGCACGGACTCGAAGAAGTCCCCGCCTATGCTTCCCCGCCCAATCCTTTGAGCAGGCCCCGTATAAACTCCCCTTTAGGAGTGGGAGTGAAAACTATTGATGGTTTGCTGACCATGGGCAAAGGCCAGCGGATGGGGATTTTTGCAGGGAGCGGCGTGGGAAAAAGTACGCTGCTTGGGATGATTTCAAGGAACACGACTGCGGATGTCAATGTTATCGCGTTGATTGGAGAACGGGGCAGGGAAGTTCTCGATTTTATTGAACAAAACCTCGGGCCTGAGGGGCTGGCCAAATCGGTAGTCATTGTGGCAACCTCCGATCAGCCCGCGCTTATCCGAATAAAAGGCGCCCTTACAGCCACGGCGATCGCTGAATATTTTCGTGATCAGGGAAAGGATGTTCTCCTGGTTATGGATTCTGTTACCCGATTCGCTATGGCGCAACGAGAAATTGGTCTGGCAATAGGGGAACCGCCAACAACTAAAGGTTACACACCATCCGTATTCGCGATGCTCCCCCAATTGCTTGAACGGTCCGGTACTGGTCCGAAGGGAACAATTTCCGCCATTTATACTGTATTGGTGGATGGCGATGATATGAATGAACCGATTGCCGACGCGGTCCGTGGAATTCTGGATGGGCACATTGTCCTGAACCGGGCAATAGGCGGCAAAGGGATTTTCCCGGCGATCGATGTGCTTAGCAGTGCAAGCCGGGTCATGACAGAAATAACCTCAAAGGAACACCTACAAGCAGCCGGCCAATTTAAGAAGTTGCTCGCTTCTTATAATGAAGCGGAGGATTTGATCAATATTGGGGCTTACAAGAAAGGCTCCAACAGGGAGATAGATTTAGCACTCAGACTAAAGCCGGAGATGGACCACTTTTTACGCCAGGGTATTTATGAAAGCTCTAATCTGGAAGAAGCGATGAACTTCTTACTAACTAAATTTGGAGACTAATAAACATGAAATATACCTTTCAATATCAAAAAGTCCTCGATTTTAAAGAAAAACAACAGGAAATTGCCCAACAGGAATTCGGTGCAATTAAACTCCGCCAAAAGGAACTTGAGCAGGAGCTTGAAGGACTGGAAACAATCGAAGATGTGATCTTTGGAAAATACAACGATGTAAACAAGAAAACCATTTCGGAAATTCTCGATATACAGGATGATATCGACCATGTTGTGAAAAAGAAAAGGCAATTGCAAACGCAGACCGATAAAATCCACCAGGAAGCAGAGTTTAAGCAGCAGGTGCTTTTAAATGTTTCGATGGAAGCAAAAACATGGAATAAGTGGAAAGCGAAATCAGCTGCCGCTTTTCAAAAGCAGCAGGAATTGAAGGAACAGGCCATGCTTGATGAGATGGCTGTCATCCGTTACTCCCGAAAAATATAAGGAGAAAAGCAATGGTTGAAAAGGAAGGAAAACTTGAAACCGTCTTTTATTGGACGCTTCCCGTCATTTTTACAGGCCTGTTTATGGCGATAATTTTTCACTTTTTAGGGATTCCTTTTTGGAAGACGATCCAGGAATGGGGAAACGAAATTCCAATTGTGGAAAAAATGATACCCGATCCATCCCCCGAGCACGGATATGCAAAACCTAAGAATGATACCGAGTATTGGAAAAAGCAGCTGCAAGAGATGGAAGATATCCTCCAAAAGAAAGACCAAAAGATAAATACAATGTCAGAACAGGTTAGAACCATGAAAAGAAGCCTGGACGGAATCCGCAGGGAAAATGAGGAGCTGGCGGACAGGCTTGAAGGCAAACAAAATAGTGATTTCCAGGTTGGCTTAAAAAAAGCGGCCGCACTTTACACTGACATGCCTGAATCAAAGGCGGCATCGATACTTTCGGAAATGCCGCTCGAAGAGGCCTCCCTGACGATTTCCCAGATGTACCCGGAACAGCAAAGCAATATACTCGAAAAAATGAAAGATGCCGAGAAAGCAGCCCTGATTGGAATGCTGCTGAAAGAAATTGAGACTGTTCCAGAAAGTGATCCGCAGTCATTGAAACAGAGGCTGAAGGAACTGGCGGACAAGAAAGAAAAAGAGGCTGTTACACTCTATGAAGCTATTGAAACAATGCCGGCCGACCTATCTGCCAGTGTGATGAAATTCATGTTTGAAAAAGATTCGGAACAGGCATTGCAGCTTATGAAAATGCTGAAGCCGACAAGCCGGTCCCTCATTTTGCGGGAAATTAGCAAGACTAACGCGGAAATGGCAAAAGAGATAACCGCGAAATTAAACTAGAAATGACCTCCATGGAAGGAGAAAAATATGAAACACCTACTTTATTCATTTATGCTCTTATTCTGTTTATTCACCTATCATTCTCCCGCCTATGCTGCCGGGAACTCCTCAAGCGGTGATTCCACCGTCTACGATTCAATCGGAAAAGGAGGAGAAAAAACTCCGGCAGCCCCCCCGGAAAAGATGGAAAACCAATCGACCGGCCTATTTCCTCTACTAATAAAATTCATTGGATCATTGGCATTGGTAATTGCCTTAATGTTTGTTTTGTTCAAATTTCTCTTTAACAGGAACAAACGCTTGGCAGCAGGAGGGCCCGTCCTGCCGCTCGCCGGCCACATGGTAGGCCAAAATCGCTCCGTACAGGTCCTTTTGATTGGCCAAACGATATATATATTAGGAGTGGGTGAAAATATCAATCTTATTCGCTCCATATCAAAAGGAGAAGAATATCAACAGTTAATGGAAAGCTATGAAAACCAGGCGGAGGGCCTTACATCAAAATGGCCTTTGAAAGACCAAAAGATGAACTGGAATACCGTATTTAGCAAGTATATAAGGAAAATGGAACAAGCGAATGATAAGGAGCCGCATCAATGATAAAGAAACTAGCCATCCTCATTCCAGTGTTCATGTTTGGACTCTTTTCTGCTTCCCACCATGCAAGCGCGGAAACACTCAATACGATTTTGCCTGGAATAGGATTTGATGCAGGGAGCCCGGAAAAGGTATCAAATAGTGTCAGTATCCTTCTCTTAATAACAGTATTATCAATCGCTCCTTCCATTCTAATATTAATGACCTGCTTTACCAGGGTTCTGGTTGTATTGGGATTTGTCCGCACGGCGCTGGGAACTCAGTATATGCCCCCAAACCAGGTATTGATCGGATTGGCGATGTTTCTGACTTTCTTTGTAATGGGGCCGACTTTTTCGCAAATAAATACAGAGGCGCTCAAGCCTTATATGGCCGGCGAGTTGACCCAACAGGAAGCACTGGATACAGCCGGGGCACCAATCAAGGAATTTATGGCCAAGCATACTCGTGAAAAAGATTTAGCCCTGTTCCTTAATTATGCAAAACTAGAAAAGCCAAAGCAGATAAATGATATTCCTTTTACTGCCATGGTTCCCGCATTCGCGATTAGTGAGCTGAAAACAGCCTTCCAAATGGGCTTTATGATATTCATACCTTTCCTTGTCATAGACATGATTGTCGCGAGTATTCTGATGTCGATGGGGATGATGATGCTGCCGCCGGTCATGATTTCACTTCCCTTCAAAATATTACTGTTCATTTTGGTGGATGGCTGGCATTTAATCGTTGAATCGCTGCTCAAGAGCTTTTAACTGAGGAGGAATCTCCATGACAACTGAACTTACTCTTAGAATCGCACAAGAGACTATTTATACAATCCTGCTAGTTATCGCTCCTGCTTGTGGAGTGGCGCTGCTGGTTGGCCTTCTGGTCAGTATCTTCCAGGCTACGACTCAAATTCAGGACCAGACTCTTGCATTTGTTCCGAAAATCATCGCTGTATTTCTATCTATTTTATTTTTTGGATCATGGATGCTCCGGAATGTTTTGGACTTTACACAACATTTACTTGGGAATCTTTCGCAGTTTGTCGGCTAGGTGATGGAGATGATTGATCTTTCATTGTGGTGGCCGTTCTTGCTTGTCTTTGTTAGAATTACTTCATTTCTTGCAACCGCGCCTGTATTTTCCGGGCGCCAGATACCTGCACAGCAGAAAGTGGCTTTCAGTATTGTTCTAAGTGCATTATGTGCCGGAACCCTCAATGTTCCTCTTGATTCGGTAGCGATGGACATGCTGTTTCTGCTGATTTTAAAGGAAGCTTTTGCCGGTGCTGCACTCGGTCTGGCCGCTGCGATTTTCTTTTATGCCGTACAGGTAGCGGGTACGTTGATCGATTTTCAAATTGGATTTTTAATGGCAAATTTCTTTGACCCGACTTTTCAGACGAATACTCAATTAACTGGCAGACTGAAGAATGTATTGGCGGTTTTGATTTTGCTGGCGACAAATGGCCATCACTTGCTGATTCAAGGATTGCTTGCAAGTTTTGACTGGATTCCACTGGACAGTTATATACCGGCCTGGAGTGATGGAAGACTGGCGTCTTTCCTGCTGGATTGTACGGCGAAAATGTTCCAGGCAGGCTTCATGATGGCCGCCCCGATCATGGGAACGTTATTTATTGTTGATATTGCGCTTGGAATCATATCCAAAACAGTACCGCAAATGAACTTGATCGCGATTTTTCCGCCTATTAAAATTCTGCTTCACTTTGCAGTGTATTTACTTGTCTTACCGGGATTATTTTACTTGATGGTGAAACTGTTTGAAACAATGTTTACCTCAATGTCTTCAATGATGAAAATTATGGGGGCCTGAGCATGCTCATCCGTTTGGACCTGCAGCTATTCGCGGGAGAAAAGACTGAAAAAGCGACACCGAATAAACGCCGTGAAGCCAGAAAAAAAGGCCAGGTGGCAAAGAGCCAGGAAGTTTCTTCCGCTTTAATGCTCCTTTTGATTTTCTCCTATTTGATGCTTGGAGGAACTGCCTTAATAAAAGGGATAATGCAGATTTTTCGGCATAGCTTCCATGAATATATGCTTTGGGACTTTTCTATTTCGAGTATTGAGCTCTTGTTTACGCAAATAGTTGTCAATGCCGCTAAGATAGCGGGCCCAATACTTGGTGTGGCCGTCCTCGCCGCCTTGCTTTCGAATTTTGCCCAAGTGGGATTCATGTTCAATCCTGAATCAATCAAATTCAATCTGGGAAAATTGAATCCGATTCAGGGAGCGAAACAAATTTTTTCGATGAGGGCGATTGTCGATTTGTGCAAATCGATCCTGAAGATGGTTATCACTTCGGCAATTGTTTACATGATTGCCTGGCCTCAGAAAGAACAGCTTCTCGTACTTGGTGAAAAAAACCTCTGGGATGCGGCCGCATTTATTGGTGCGCTAACCTTAAAAATAGGGATGGGAATTGCTGTGGCCCTCGGAATTCTGGCTGCAGCTGATTATTTATATCAGAAATACGAGTTTGAGAAAAAGATTAAGATGTCCAAGCAGGATATTAAAGACGAATTTAAAAAGATGGAAGGCGATCCCTTTATTAAAGGGCAGAGAAGGGCCAAACAGCGGCAGATGTCAATGAACCGGATGATGCAGGAAATTCCGAAAGCGGATGTCCTGATCACCAATCCGACCCACTTTGCTATTGCGATTCGATATGACTTCTCAACGATGGAGGCCCCCGAAGTGATTGCAAAAGGGAAGGACCATATCGCTTTGAAGATTAAGGAAATTGCCAGGGAGCATAAAATCATGACTGTAGAGAACAAGCCTTTGGCAAGGGCGCTATACGCGTCGGTAGAAATCGGGGAAACAATACCTGAGGAATTGTTCAATGCAGTCGGTGAAATTTTGGCGTATGTGTATTTTCAGGAAGGCAGATATAAGGGGATTACGACATGAAGAAATCGGATTTTTCTGTACTAATATTAGTTATTTTAATTGTGGCGATGATGATTATCCCGCTGCCCACAATCCTTTTGGATTTTTTGCTGATTATAAACATTTCTATATCCCTGCTAATTTTACTGGTTGCAATGAATACGAAGGAACCATTGGACTTTTCAATTTTTCCTACAGCGTTATTAATAACAACATTATTCCGGCTCGCCTTGAACGTTTCGACAACGAGGTCGATTTTGTCCAAGGCTGACGGAGGCGCTGTCATCGAAACGTTTGGCTCTTTCGTCGTCGGAGGCAATCCTGTTATTGGTTTCGTTGTGTTCCTGATCCTGGTCGTCATCCAGTTTATCGTTATTACAAAAGGATCTGAACGGGTTGCTGAAGTTGCCGCGAGGTTCACATTGGATGCAATGCCTGGTAAGCAAATGAGCATAGATGCAGACTTGAATGCGGGATTGCTTAATGAGCAGGAGGCCCGCCAGCGGCGCCGGAAGGTTGAGCAGGAAGCCGATTTTTACGGAGCTATGGATGGAGCGAGTAAGTTCGTCAAAGGAGACGCCATAGCCGGTATCATCATTCTGATCATTAACGTCATTGGCGGATTCGCGATTGGGATGGCGATACATGGAATGGGGCTTGCGGAATCGGCGAGCACCTACACCCTTTTATCCGTGGGGGATGGACTTGTCAGCCAGGTGCCGGCTCTCCTCATCTCAACCGCAACAGGCATAACGGTTACACGCGCTGCTTCCGACGGAAACCTCGGATCAGATATTATGAGGCAAATCTTCAATTATCCGAAGCTGCTTTATATTGTCGCAGGAACCATTCTTATATTAGGAATTTTTACACCGATCGGAATCTTCCTGACACTTCCAATCGCTATTATACTCGCATTTGGGGCTTATACAATGAGCAAGGCTGCCAGAGCGGAAGAATTGAAGAATGAACAGGCGGATCAGGAAGAACTTGAAGAGGATATTAGGAGTCCGGAAAAGGTCATTAATCTTCTGCAGCTGGATACCCTCGAACTTGAAATAGGCTACGGACTCATTCCGCTTGCCGACCAAAAACAAGGCGGGGATATTTTAGACAGGATTGTCATGATACGGAGGCAGTTTGCCATTGAACTTGGCCTTGTTATTCCAACGATCCGGATTCGGGATAACCTTCAAATTTCCCCGAATCAGTATCTCCTAAAATTCAGAGGTAACAAAATTGCAGCTGGGGAGGTCTATCTTGACCATTTCCTCGCGATGAACCAAGTCCCGGATGCCGGGCAAATTGAAGGAATACAAGTAATTGAACCTGCCTTCGGGCTGCCGGCCACCTGGGTGGGCAAAGAGGAAAAGCAAAGGGCTGAATTGATGGGATATATTATTGTCGATCCTCCTTCTGTCATCGCGACACACTTAACAGAAGTGTTGAAGCGGTACGCCTACCAATTGCTTGGTAGAGAAGAAACGAAGGAGCTCATCGAAAATCTGAAAGAAACCCATCCTAACCTTGTCGAGGAACTTGTTCCTTCGCTTCTTCCGGTGGGAGAGGTCCAGAAGGTATTGCAGAATTTGTTGCGTGAACAAATTTCAATCAGAGACTTGGCGACCGTTTTCGAAACACTTGCCGACTTTTCGGTTTATACGAAAGACCCTCGGGTGCTGACGGAGTATGTCAGACAATCGCTGACACGCCAAATTACTGAACAATATGCAGAAGATGGTATCATCCATGTTTTAACCGCCGGAGCCACTCTTGAAAAAGGAATATCTGATTCAATCCAGCAAACAGAGGCCGGCGGCTACTATCTTTCAATGGATCCGCAGTTATCACGGAAAATAACCGAAGAACTCCGAGATCA is a genomic window containing:
- the fliE gene encoding flagellar hook-basal body complex protein FliE, with protein sequence MDISRLNSDFMRVDQNPFQKTEAKQYTSSFANVIKGYLDQVDSTVKDASALSVKAAAGTLENVHDLTIASQKAKLALELTVTVRDKAIESYQEIMRMQM
- a CDS encoding flagellar biosynthetic protein FliO encodes the protein MKHLLYSFMLLFCLFTYHSPAYAAGNSSSGDSTVYDSIGKGGEKTPAAPPEKMENQSTGLFPLLIKFIGSLALVIALMFVLFKFLFNRNKRLAAGGPVLPLAGHMVGQNRSVQVLLIGQTIYILGVGENINLIRSISKGEEYQQLMESYENQAEGLTSKWPLKDQKMNWNTVFSKYIRKMEQANDKEPHQ
- the fliR gene encoding flagellar biosynthetic protein FliR, whose amino-acid sequence is MIDLSLWWPFLLVFVRITSFLATAPVFSGRQIPAQQKVAFSIVLSALCAGTLNVPLDSVAMDMLFLLILKEAFAGAALGLAAAIFFYAVQVAGTLIDFQIGFLMANFFDPTFQTNTQLTGRLKNVLAVLILLATNGHHLLIQGLLASFDWIPLDSYIPAWSDGRLASFLLDCTAKMFQAGFMMAAPIMGTLFIVDIALGIISKTVPQMNLIAIFPPIKILLHFAVYLLVLPGLFYLMVKLFETMFTSMSSMMKIMGA
- the fliG gene encoding flagellar motor switch protein FliG produces the protein MSTALKLNGKQKAAIMLITMGKEASSKVFKHLDDQEIEKLTLAIAHINKVDSKEKEEVFKEFHEMCIAQDYLAMGGISYAQDVLESALGRDKATKIIQKLTSELQVKPFDFARRIDPMQIYHFLQNEHPQTIALVLAHLEPQQASMILSSLTGDLQSDVARRIALLEQTSPEVIKEVEKILEHNLSASIRQDFTVVGGIESIVNILNGVDRSTEKGILEQLQTRDNDLVEEIKKRMFVFEDIINLDRRAIQRVIQEVNNEDLMLALKAASPEVKNIIFENMSTRMVETFEEEMQYMGPVRVKDVEEAQGRIVSVIRRLEDAGEVVIARGGQDGILL
- the fliQ gene encoding flagellar biosynthesis protein FliQ, translated to MTTELTLRIAQETIYTILLVIAPACGVALLVGLLVSIFQATTQIQDQTLAFVPKIIAVFLSILFFGSWMLRNVLDFTQHLLGNLSQFVG
- the flgC gene encoding flagellar basal body rod protein FlgC, coding for MFDSLNINASALTAQRLRMDVVSSNIANASSTRGRFVEGKWEPYQRKMVVMEPRQSQFGQIFQGEIGKKIGAPGPFQGVRVTEIREDETPFKLIYDPSHPDRDENGYVRMPNVDLSKEMVDLLAASRSYEANVTAFNTGKSLVLKALELGR
- the fliI gene encoding flagellar protein export ATPase FliI → MRKEASRKMILATENYVRLIRGIDPVRVNGKITQIIGLTIESQGPDVRIGEICSIYPSHSQKPIQAEVVGIRENKVLLMPLGEVRSIGPGCDVVASGKNMVVKAGSQLLGRILDGLGQPLDGKPLPHGLEEVPAYASPPNPLSRPRINSPLGVGVKTIDGLLTMGKGQRMGIFAGSGVGKSTLLGMISRNTTADVNVIALIGERGREVLDFIEQNLGPEGLAKSVVIVATSDQPALIRIKGALTATAIAEYFRDQGKDVLLVMDSVTRFAMAQREIGLAIGEPPTTKGYTPSVFAMLPQLLERSGTGPKGTISAIYTVLVDGDDMNEPIADAVRGILDGHIVLNRAIGGKGIFPAIDVLSSASRVMTEITSKEHLQAAGQFKKLLASYNEAEDLINIGAYKKGSNREIDLALRLKPEMDHFLRQGIYESSNLEEAMNFLLTKFGD
- the fliH gene encoding flagellar assembly protein FliH; amino-acid sequence: MASYSKIFKASGLSLSDKIKVYQEPFTPLRPKVISRNEEPVAGNEMNIEQMLDEANAKASEILQAAEAHAHKVKAEAEQSIQQWWNENQAKLESMSAKAMQQGYEEGYTEGRQEAEERAQNDYREMLEEARTLLEDAYQQKEKIISEAEPFLLELSTVIASQIIKQELDASPEKFVGLIQEHIMRFKEKDYITVCVHPADFEFIQSQRSHLVSIVNGETEIKIVPDHSVTKKGCIIRTAYGSVDARIDTQIEEIKRVILDAKRGEPKDDIGD
- the fliF gene encoding flagellar basal-body MS-ring/collar protein FliF, translated to MKGSWRDQIKQSKELFSQYWGAQSSKQKGLVIGTLLFLIIALSAFVFFASRPQYVPLYTGQLSTREVGDIKAELDSQGYKGYKLSENGTMLLVPQKDAADLLVTLASAGYPKDTSINYDIFSQNLSFGATDRQFDILEKEAMQNKLAEVIKHVDGISNAEVILTLPENSVFIRPDEEQAASASVMVEVKPGAKLNAQQVKALYTLVSKSVTNLPVDNITIMNQYSETLSMEDSGDDGAPFDKFEEQRRIQQNIERDIQQNLKSLLGTILGSDKVFVHTFVKMNFDKVKTQENLVKPADDSDKGLVISSEKNSKTFSGTGANPGGVSGMTDTDVPNYPGNNAGGESEYEESQEKLNYEVNRINNEIIKSPYQIEDITINVGVEADPSAPNQLPQGVRDSIQNIASNVVRTALGHPELTQEQIDQRVTIVPHNFAASVATDREPAKNWLWMLAAAGAGLLIVASLIIWIIIRKKRTEEEFPVDLESIVPPKEQEYFAEQDMTVENQLKNLLEQRPEDFAKIVRTWLHEEEA
- a CDS encoding flagellar export protein FliJ yields the protein MKYTFQYQKVLDFKEKQQEIAQQEFGAIKLRQKELEQELEGLETIEDVIFGKYNDVNKKTISEILDIQDDIDHVVKKKRQLQTQTDKIHQEAEFKQQVLLNVSMEAKTWNKWKAKSAAAFQKQQELKEQAMLDEMAVIRYSRKI
- the fliP gene encoding flagellar type III secretion system pore protein FliP (The bacterial flagellar biogenesis protein FliP forms a type III secretion system (T3SS)-type pore required for flagellar assembly.), whose product is MIKKLAILIPVFMFGLFSASHHASAETLNTILPGIGFDAGSPEKVSNSVSILLLITVLSIAPSILILMTCFTRVLVVLGFVRTALGTQYMPPNQVLIGLAMFLTFFVMGPTFSQINTEALKPYMAGELTQQEALDTAGAPIKEFMAKHTREKDLALFLNYAKLEKPKQINDIPFTAMVPAFAISELKTAFQMGFMIFIPFLVIDMIVASILMSMGMMMLPPVMISLPFKILLFILVDGWHLIVESLLKSF